The following are from one region of the Cystobacter ferrugineus genome:
- a CDS encoding glutamate synthase subunit beta: MGKTTGFQEWTHVPAPKREKSERIKDWREFILPLPADEAKRQAGRCMDCGVPFCHQGCPLGNPIPEFNDAVYRGKWKEAFLALSGTHNFPEFTGRLCPAPCEAACVLNIDQDPVTIEQMEKEIIERAFAEGWVKAHPPAHRTGKRVAVVGSGPAGLAAAAQLNQAGHHVTVFERDDRPGGMLRYGIPDFKLEKSVIDRRLELLKQEGIEFRCGVDVGREPGWRALREQYDALVLAVGAQRGKDLTVPGRELSGVVMAMDYLTHQNRVVAGLASLEPRFNAAGKRVIILGGGDTGSDCLGTALRQGAAHVMQVSYAPPPPMVRALNNPWPRWPLVFRTSSSQEEGGQREFGLVTQRLEGQDGQLKALHAVKVELTTGTDGKPALVEIPGSQTAHPVDMLVLAIGFTGPDSHTLSEELGVKLTPRGTVQVDSHFATSAEGVFCAGDASRGASLIVWAFADGRETARSVDAYLSRGTSALPTRGKDCAVG, from the coding sequence ATGGGCAAGACGACGGGTTTCCAGGAGTGGACGCATGTGCCCGCGCCGAAGCGGGAGAAGTCCGAGCGCATCAAGGACTGGCGCGAGTTCATCCTCCCCCTGCCCGCCGACGAGGCGAAGCGGCAGGCGGGGCGCTGTATGGACTGTGGTGTGCCCTTCTGTCACCAGGGCTGTCCGCTGGGCAATCCCATCCCCGAGTTCAACGACGCGGTGTACCGGGGCAAGTGGAAGGAGGCCTTCCTCGCGCTCAGCGGCACCCACAACTTCCCCGAGTTCACCGGCCGCCTGTGCCCCGCGCCCTGCGAGGCCGCGTGCGTGCTCAACATCGATCAGGATCCGGTGACCATCGAGCAGATGGAGAAGGAGATCATCGAGCGCGCCTTCGCGGAAGGTTGGGTGAAGGCCCATCCGCCCGCGCACCGCACCGGCAAGCGCGTGGCGGTGGTGGGCTCGGGTCCCGCGGGGCTCGCGGCGGCGGCGCAGCTCAACCAGGCGGGACACCACGTCACGGTGTTCGAGCGGGATGACCGTCCGGGTGGCATGCTTCGCTACGGCATTCCCGACTTCAAGCTGGAGAAGTCCGTCATCGACCGGCGGCTCGAGCTCCTGAAGCAGGAGGGCATCGAGTTCCGCTGTGGCGTGGACGTGGGCCGAGAGCCGGGCTGGCGCGCGCTGCGCGAGCAGTACGACGCGCTGGTGCTGGCCGTGGGTGCCCAGCGCGGCAAGGATCTCACCGTGCCCGGGCGCGAGCTGTCCGGCGTGGTGATGGCCATGGACTACCTGACGCACCAGAACCGGGTGGTGGCGGGCCTCGCCTCGCTCGAGCCCCGGTTCAACGCGGCCGGCAAGCGGGTGATCATCCTCGGGGGTGGCGACACGGGCTCGGACTGTCTGGGCACGGCGCTGCGCCAGGGCGCGGCGCACGTGATGCAGGTGTCGTACGCGCCCCCGCCTCCCATGGTGCGGGCGCTGAACAACCCGTGGCCCCGCTGGCCGCTCGTCTTCCGCACCTCGTCCAGCCAGGAGGAGGGCGGCCAGCGCGAGTTCGGTCTGGTCACCCAGCGCCTGGAGGGGCAGGACGGCCAGCTCAAGGCCCTGCACGCGGTGAAGGTGGAGCTGACGACGGGGACGGACGGCAAGCCCGCGCTCGTGGAGATTCCCGGCTCGCAGACGGCCCACCCGGTGGACATGCTCGTGCTCGCCATTGGCTTCACGGGGCCGGACAGCCACACGCTGTCCGAGGAACTGGGCGTGAAGCTCACCCCCCGGGGCACCGTGCAGGTGGACTCCCACTTCGCCACCTCGGCGGAGGGGGTGTTCTGCGCGGGCGACGCGAGCCGCGGGGCGAGCCTCATCGTCTGGGCGTTCGCGGACGGGCGCGAGACGGCACGCTCCGTCGACGCGTACCTCTCCCGGGGCACCTCCGCGCTGCCCACGCGTGGCAAGGACTGCGCCGTCGGCTGA
- a CDS encoding amidohydrolase family protein, whose product MGTLLKGGIVVELEPAHVERVDLRIEGERIVARGPDLQAALDDEVVALSGKLVFPGLVSAHQRLSASLGRGMPRPKLESYQELVDKVRWRYEDALDLDAVQVAATAGGLEALQCGTTTLFDLHSSPRAVQGSLLRAGRGLHEVGVRGVLSYAVSDRRGALGREEGLDETVSFARKARGRLRGQVGSAPLFTVGKEALEGLTEAVKSTGVGLHVPLAEDPLDEKLSVERYGGTPVARLVEGGLLSPQTVLVHVGHLAWPELAQLLPTGAWLVHTPRSNMESEVGYAPALKFGHRATLGADGVSADMFAEAQAAWLRSRDAGQPIDVLRYLANGHRLASQSFGLQIGAMREGAVADLLVMDYLPATPLTAENLAWHVVFGLGSRHVESVMVDGVWRVWARRPLSVNPSVVAEQAREAAAAIWARMGEK is encoded by the coding sequence TTGGGCACGCTCCTGAAAGGTGGCATCGTCGTCGAACTCGAGCCGGCGCACGTCGAGCGCGTGGATCTGCGCATCGAAGGCGAGCGCATCGTCGCCCGGGGCCCGGATCTCCAGGCGGCACTGGACGACGAGGTGGTGGCGCTCTCGGGCAAGCTCGTCTTTCCGGGCCTGGTGAGCGCGCACCAGCGGCTGAGCGCGAGCCTGGGGCGAGGCATGCCCCGGCCGAAGCTCGAGAGCTACCAGGAACTGGTGGACAAGGTGCGCTGGCGCTACGAGGACGCGCTGGACCTGGACGCGGTGCAGGTGGCCGCGACGGCGGGGGGCCTGGAGGCGCTGCAGTGCGGCACCACCACGCTCTTCGATCTGCACTCCTCGCCCCGGGCCGTCCAGGGCTCGCTGTTGCGCGCGGGCCGCGGGCTGCACGAGGTGGGCGTGCGCGGGGTGCTCTCCTACGCGGTGTCGGATCGCCGGGGAGCGCTGGGGCGCGAGGAGGGGCTGGATGAGACGGTGTCCTTCGCGCGCAAGGCACGAGGCCGGCTGCGCGGGCAGGTGGGCTCGGCGCCCCTGTTCACCGTGGGCAAGGAGGCACTGGAGGGCCTGACCGAGGCGGTGAAGAGCACGGGGGTGGGCCTGCACGTGCCCCTGGCGGAGGATCCGCTGGACGAGAAGCTGTCGGTGGAGCGCTACGGCGGCACTCCGGTGGCGCGGCTGGTGGAGGGCGGCCTGCTGTCTCCGCAGACGGTGCTGGTGCACGTGGGCCACTTGGCATGGCCGGAGCTCGCGCAGCTCTTGCCCACGGGGGCGTGGCTCGTGCACACGCCGCGCTCCAACATGGAGTCCGAGGTGGGCTACGCGCCGGCGCTGAAGTTCGGCCACCGGGCGACGCTGGGGGCGGACGGGGTGAGCGCGGACATGTTCGCCGAGGCCCAGGCGGCCTGGCTGCGCTCGCGCGACGCGGGACAGCCCATCGACGTGCTGCGCTACCTGGCCAATGGCCACCGCCTGGCGTCTCAGTCCTTCGGGTTGCAGATCGGCGCCATGCGCGAGGGCGCGGTGGCGGACCTGCTCGTCATGGACTACCTGCCGGCCACGCCACTCACGGCGGAGAACCTGGCGTGGCACGTGGTGTTCGGCCTGGGCTCGCGCCACGTGGAGTCGGTGATGGTGGATGGGGTGTGGCGGGTGTGGGCGCGCCGGCCCCTGTCGGTCAACCCGTCCGTGGTGGCCGAGCAGGCGCGGGAGGCCGCCGCCGCCATCTGGGCGCGCATGGGGGAGAAGTGA
- a CDS encoding PrsW family intramembrane metalloprotease produces the protein MERILLWGAAIIPSLAVLGYVYSRDQFPEPRSLRVRTFVLGFFLCVLVSRLSQLLYPLGPQLATGLWGRSWWMALLWDAIPMEVCKFLLMSFYVRRKPAFNEPLDGVVYGTTASLGFAMYNNILIARNNDPEFAMLRMIVSVMVAAASGMVMGACVGRAHFTSNRVQRREFLAMGLGGAVLLHVLVWTLLFTKIVWSTWLALPVCVLGLLWGHKLFTALRHEQDRLFHVLEHRERLLTEGGWDTEKPEVEWAGAPRQPLFERTTWAWVKLGLGSLGLCFCGLLWWATDATFRAKPAPRDVGDYIAFVIFMLFFDVLPTWLCFRLVLSGLREPRVASPIS, from the coding sequence ATGGAACGCATCCTCCTTTGGGGCGCGGCGATCATTCCGAGCCTCGCCGTGCTGGGGTACGTCTACTCTCGTGACCAGTTCCCCGAGCCACGCTCGCTGCGGGTGAGGACCTTCGTTCTCGGCTTCTTCCTCTGCGTGCTGGTGAGCCGACTGAGTCAGCTCCTTTATCCGCTGGGCCCGCAGCTGGCCACGGGGCTGTGGGGCCGCTCCTGGTGGATGGCTCTTCTCTGGGATGCCATCCCCATGGAGGTCTGCAAGTTCCTCCTGATGTCTTTCTACGTGCGGCGCAAGCCCGCCTTCAACGAGCCACTGGATGGTGTCGTCTACGGCACCACCGCGTCGCTCGGCTTCGCCATGTACAACAACATCCTCATCGCGAGGAACAACGACCCGGAGTTCGCCATGCTGCGCATGATTGTCTCGGTCATGGTGGCGGCCGCCAGTGGCATGGTGATGGGGGCCTGCGTGGGCCGTGCACACTTCACCTCCAATCGGGTCCAGCGCCGCGAGTTCCTGGCCATGGGGTTGGGTGGCGCCGTGCTCCTGCACGTCCTCGTCTGGACGCTGTTGTTCACCAAGATCGTCTGGAGCACCTGGCTGGCGCTTCCCGTGTGCGTCCTCGGCCTGCTCTGGGGACACAAACTCTTCACGGCCCTGCGCCACGAACAGGACCGGCTCTTCCATGTGTTGGAGCACCGGGAGCGGCTGCTCACCGAGGGGGGTTGGGACACGGAGAAGCCGGAGGTTGAATGGGCCGGGGCCCCGCGCCAGCCCCTGTTCGAGCGCACCACCTGGGCGTGGGTGAAGCTTGGCCTGGGGAGCCTGGGGCTCTGCTTCTGCGGGCTCCTCTGGTGGGCCACGGATGCCACCTTCCGCGCCAAGCCCGCGCCCCGTGACGTCGGTGACTACATCGCCTTCGTGATCTTCATGCTATTCTTCGACGTTCTGCCCACCTGGCTCTGCTTCCGGCTGGTCTTATCGGGGTTGCGCGAGCCCCGCGTGGCTTCGCCCATATCGTGA
- a CDS encoding peroxiredoxin has protein sequence MLNPMLVAGFLMGATPQVGEVAPDFTVKDTSGKSYTLSEMVKTGPVILAFFPKAFTGGCTKELAAYTERYADLQKLDGQLLAVSTDAAQDLVKFKESLKAPFAFVPDPDATLTNLYDVKMPVMNLANRYTFVIGEERKILKVDEGKDAIDPKAAIAACPLRKKADAAAKDASKAPAK, from the coding sequence ATGCTCAACCCCATGCTCGTAGCGGGCTTCCTCATGGGAGCCACCCCCCAGGTCGGCGAGGTCGCGCCGGACTTCACGGTGAAGGACACCTCCGGCAAGAGCTACACTCTTTCGGAGATGGTGAAGACGGGTCCGGTCATCCTCGCCTTCTTCCCCAAGGCCTTCACCGGCGGCTGCACGAAGGAACTGGCGGCGTACACGGAGCGGTACGCGGACTTGCAGAAGCTCGACGGCCAGTTGCTCGCCGTCAGCACGGACGCGGCGCAGGATCTGGTGAAGTTCAAGGAGTCGCTCAAGGCGCCCTTCGCCTTCGTGCCGGATCCGGACGCGACGCTCACCAACCTCTATGACGTGAAGATGCCGGTGATGAATCTGGCCAATCGCTACACGTTCGTGATTGGGGAGGAGCGCAAGATCCTCAAGGTGGACGAGGGCAAGGACGCCATCGATCCCAAGGCCGCCATTGCCGCCTGCCCGCTGCGCAAGAAGGCCGACGCGGCGGCGAAGGATGCGTCGAAGGCTCCCGCGAAGTAA
- a CDS encoding DEAD/DEAH box helicase: MSRQPLAKSSSSFPSRLSSWLAPSRLRELVEARVYARGEELADTGGVTKWSVTPTGLEGDVRGPGRALHDVVLSVDERGLDGDCSCERYLLSGFCEHLVALALVWNRAQSPEMSAEAASSRPRTPEAVREWLAEHQVAHLERVPLLEVKPFIPRSTEWLPYLFQIAHHPLVSLLDGTLRSSFLTSARSDVLERAAWARVEAEVESVRRGLERERLHPGPPAPTDARLAPLVQALFRLRARIREHAVPRDLPTSSLTLVLHGEPPAFLVYELPPGHAHMTEGEAPASRAVRVELSRVLEGGEAVVCSHCEPTSPARCVHAVSALDRVLEALSETRRVEANARLAERLFVEPGRKLLEALDKARMLSDVRSGPASGPQVSFHLEGAESGSPRLRPLLHRPAKRGGLSKGSLVSSRDTAEARELLTSPEEEQALELCLLMERQYGAAERHPLLVQALKLLAHGHRLVLDSRRDAPLRVRSLPLGFTVDEGEVGEDELWVEPSVEGVAVLEWARRKLSDRSPMPWLLVHDVAPEPPELVLVSVSPAAMAVLRTVVEHGGRLPLAWRAELLERLGGVESAFPLSLPPALEGREVPAEPGLLLRLRPTGAESLDGQWFARPLSGARPRVPGEGGDIVRGSREGERVWTRRNLEDERARVATAMEWLGLPMTEPGRFELTGAEASLGFLERLEEPGRPAWDVEWEDRPWRVVRTPDAKGLKVSVHRERDWFGVQGGVKVEDERVELAVLLDALRRGHRYVPLGKGRWLRITQELRGQLQSLADAAHASRGHWEVGAAAAPALDALAEAGADVRAPQDWHRLAGRIRQAGRLEVPVPAGLRAELRDYQREGFVWMARLAEWGGGGCLADDMGLGKTLQTLALLSRRASQGPALVVAPTSVCFNWMREAERFTPSLKMHAYREAEREALLPRVGPGDVVVVSYGLLTRDLERFTPVSFATLVLDEAQAVKNPDTARARALLSLQAEARIALSGTPVENRLSELWSLFRLVFPGLLGSRESFRQRFAAPIEREKDPEARAALARLVRPFLLRRTKAQVARELPARVETVAPIALSEAERRLYEDTRLAALARIERAEGPEKRFAVLAALTRLRLAACHPRLVDADSPVSSSKLERLLELVDGLRAEGGRALVFSQFVKHLALVREALDARGVSFQYLDGATPAAEREARVAAFQGGEGDVFLISLKAGGTGLNLTAADHVFHLDPWWNPAAEDQATDRAHRIGQTRPVTVMRLIAEGTIEEAILALHEEKRDLANSLLSEADGAAALSTEQLLGLLLAGTEGERAS; this comes from the coding sequence ATGTCGCGGCAACCACTTGCGAAGTCGTCTTCGTCCTTCCCCTCCCGGCTGTCTTCCTGGCTCGCTCCGTCCCGGTTGAGGGAACTCGTGGAGGCCCGGGTCTACGCCCGGGGCGAGGAGCTGGCGGACACGGGGGGCGTGACGAAGTGGTCGGTGACGCCCACGGGCCTGGAGGGAGATGTCCGAGGCCCGGGTCGCGCGCTCCACGACGTCGTGCTCTCCGTGGATGAGCGGGGGCTGGATGGGGATTGCTCCTGCGAGCGCTACCTCCTGAGTGGCTTTTGCGAGCATCTGGTTGCGCTGGCCCTGGTGTGGAACAGGGCCCAGTCTCCCGAGATGTCCGCCGAAGCCGCCTCGTCGCGGCCGCGGACTCCAGAGGCAGTGAGGGAGTGGCTGGCGGAGCACCAGGTCGCTCACCTGGAGCGCGTGCCCCTGCTGGAGGTGAAACCCTTCATCCCTCGCTCGACCGAGTGGCTCCCCTACCTGTTCCAGATTGCCCATCACCCCTTGGTGTCGCTCCTGGACGGGACCCTGCGGTCCTCCTTCCTGACGTCGGCTCGGAGTGACGTGCTGGAACGCGCGGCCTGGGCCCGGGTGGAGGCCGAGGTCGAGTCCGTGCGTCGGGGGCTGGAGCGCGAGCGCCTCCATCCAGGGCCTCCCGCTCCCACGGACGCGCGCCTCGCTCCCCTGGTCCAGGCGCTGTTCAGGCTCAGGGCCCGGATCCGTGAGCACGCCGTGCCCCGGGATCTGCCCACGAGTTCCCTCACCCTCGTCCTTCATGGCGAGCCTCCCGCCTTCCTCGTGTACGAGTTGCCTCCCGGCCATGCGCACATGACGGAGGGGGAGGCGCCTGCCTCGCGGGCGGTGAGGGTGGAGCTGTCGCGGGTGCTCGAGGGCGGGGAGGCGGTGGTGTGCTCGCACTGCGAGCCCACGAGCCCCGCGCGGTGCGTTCATGCCGTGTCCGCGCTGGACCGGGTGCTGGAGGCCCTGAGCGAGACGCGGCGGGTGGAGGCGAATGCCCGGCTCGCCGAGCGGCTCTTCGTGGAGCCGGGCCGCAAGCTGCTGGAGGCACTGGACAAGGCGCGGATGTTGTCGGACGTCCGCTCCGGTCCGGCTTCGGGCCCTCAGGTGAGCTTCCATCTGGAAGGGGCGGAGTCCGGTTCTCCCCGGCTGCGGCCCCTGCTGCACCGGCCCGCGAAGAGGGGAGGCCTGTCGAAGGGGAGCCTCGTGTCGTCCCGTGACACGGCCGAGGCCCGTGAGCTGCTCACCTCTCCCGAGGAAGAGCAGGCGCTCGAGCTGTGCCTGTTGATGGAGCGGCAATACGGCGCGGCCGAGCGCCACCCCTTGCTGGTGCAGGCCTTGAAGCTGCTCGCGCACGGCCACCGCCTGGTGCTCGATTCACGGCGGGATGCACCGCTGCGGGTGCGCTCCTTGCCTCTCGGCTTCACCGTCGATGAGGGGGAGGTGGGAGAGGACGAGCTGTGGGTGGAGCCGAGCGTGGAGGGCGTCGCGGTGCTGGAGTGGGCCCGGCGGAAGCTGAGTGACCGCTCACCCATGCCGTGGCTGCTCGTGCACGACGTGGCGCCCGAGCCGCCGGAGCTGGTGTTGGTGTCTGTCTCGCCCGCGGCGATGGCGGTGTTGCGCACCGTGGTGGAGCACGGCGGCCGGCTGCCGCTCGCATGGCGCGCGGAGCTGTTGGAGCGCCTCGGGGGGGTGGAGTCGGCCTTTCCTCTCTCCCTTCCACCCGCTCTGGAGGGGCGCGAGGTGCCCGCCGAACCGGGACTGCTGCTGCGCCTGCGGCCCACGGGCGCGGAGTCCCTGGATGGACAGTGGTTCGCGCGGCCCTTGTCCGGGGCCCGGCCCCGGGTGCCGGGAGAGGGGGGCGACATCGTTCGGGGCTCGCGCGAGGGCGAGCGCGTGTGGACGCGCCGGAACCTGGAGGACGAGCGGGCCCGGGTGGCCACGGCGATGGAGTGGCTGGGCCTGCCGATGACGGAGCCGGGCCGCTTCGAGCTGACGGGCGCGGAGGCGTCGCTCGGCTTCCTGGAACGCCTGGAGGAGCCGGGGCGCCCCGCATGGGACGTGGAATGGGAGGATCGTCCCTGGCGCGTGGTGCGGACACCGGATGCGAAGGGGTTGAAGGTATCGGTGCACCGGGAGCGGGATTGGTTCGGCGTGCAGGGCGGTGTGAAGGTCGAGGACGAGCGGGTGGAACTGGCGGTGCTACTGGACGCGCTGCGGCGGGGCCACCGGTACGTGCCCCTGGGCAAGGGCCGGTGGCTGCGGATCACCCAGGAGCTGCGGGGGCAACTCCAGTCACTGGCGGACGCGGCGCATGCCTCGCGCGGCCACTGGGAGGTGGGGGCGGCGGCGGCGCCCGCGTTGGATGCGCTGGCCGAGGCGGGCGCCGACGTCCGGGCGCCTCAGGACTGGCACCGGCTGGCCGGACGCATCCGGCAGGCGGGACGTCTGGAGGTGCCGGTGCCCGCCGGGCTCCGGGCCGAGCTGCGCGACTACCAGCGCGAGGGCTTCGTGTGGATGGCACGGCTGGCGGAGTGGGGCGGGGGAGGGTGCCTGGCGGACGACATGGGGTTGGGCAAGACGTTGCAGACGCTCGCGTTGCTGTCGCGCCGCGCGAGCCAGGGCCCCGCGCTGGTGGTGGCGCCCACCTCGGTGTGCTTCAACTGGATGCGCGAGGCGGAGCGCTTCACGCCGTCCTTGAAGATGCATGCCTACCGGGAAGCGGAGCGCGAGGCGTTGTTGCCCCGAGTGGGCCCGGGGGACGTGGTGGTGGTGAGCTACGGCCTGCTAACGCGCGATCTGGAGCGCTTCACGCCCGTGTCCTTCGCCACGCTGGTGCTGGACGAGGCCCAGGCGGTGAAGAATCCCGACACGGCCCGGGCCCGGGCGCTGCTCTCGCTCCAGGCCGAGGCCCGCATCGCGCTCTCGGGCACGCCGGTGGAGAATCGCCTGTCGGAGCTGTGGAGCCTCTTCCGGCTCGTCTTCCCGGGACTGCTGGGCAGCCGCGAGTCCTTCCGCCAGCGCTTCGCGGCCCCCATCGAGCGGGAAAAGGATCCCGAGGCGCGTGCGGCGCTGGCGCGGCTGGTGCGGCCCTTCCTGTTGCGGCGCACCAAGGCGCAGGTGGCGCGCGAGCTGCCCGCCCGCGTGGAGACGGTGGCGCCCATTGCCCTGTCCGAGGCGGAGCGCCGGCTGTACGAGGACACGCGCCTGGCGGCACTCGCCCGCATCGAGAGGGCGGAGGGGCCCGAGAAGCGCTTCGCGGTGCTGGCGGCCCTCACGCGCTTGCGGCTGGCGGCGTGCCACCCGCGCCTGGTGGACGCCGACTCCCCGGTGTCGTCCTCCAAGCTGGAGCGCCTGCTGGAGCTGGTGGACGGGCTGCGTGCGGAGGGGGGCCGGGCGCTCGTCTTCAGCCAGTTCGTCAAGCACCTGGCCCTGGTGCGCGAGGCCCTCGACGCACGCGGCGTGTCCTTCCAGTACCTGGACGGGGCGACACCGGCCGCCGAGCGGGAGGCACGCGTGGCGGCCTTCCAGGGGGGCGAGGGAGACGTCTTCCTCATCTCTTTGAAGGCCGGCGGCACGGGCCTCAACCTCACCGCGGCGGACCATGTCTTCCACCTGGACCCCTGGTGGAACCCGGCGGCCGAGGATCAAGCCACGGATCGGGCCCACCGCATCGGCCAGACCCGGCCCGTCACGGTGATGCGCCTCATCGCCGAGGGCACGATCGAGGAGGCGATCCTCGCCTTGCACGAGGAGAAGCGCGACCTGGCCAACAGCCTCCTGTCGGAAGCGGATGGCGCCGCGGCGCTCTCCACCGAACAGCTCCTGGGCCTCTTGCTCGCGGGCACCGAGGGGGAGCGTGCTTCCTGA
- a CDS encoding double-CXXCG motif protein, with translation MPYFRIKKDTSSSEYTGNIDAAHKWKLPGVFECPGCRATWGDNSISYPSVDLTPIAYSR, from the coding sequence ATGCCGTATTTCAGAATCAAGAAAGACACATCATCCTCGGAATACACGGGCAATATTGACGCCGCCCACAAATGGAAGCTGCCGGGTGTCTTTGAGTGTCCCGGCTGCAGAGCCACTTGGGGTGACAACTCCATCTCCTATCCTTCGGTGGACCTCACGCCTATCGCCTATTCAAGGTAA